The genomic DNA TGCTGTACGTCCTCGCCCGTGCGGAGCAACTGGCTTGACGCGGCCCGCTACGCCCCGTGCGTGTAGCCGCGGTCCGGCAGCGGGTCGCCGTCCATCGTGAGCCCCGCGTCTGCCTCGACGACCGTGCCGACGCGCGTCAGGTCCACGGGACACGCCTCCCGCGCGGTCGCGAGCGCGGCCTCGGGGACCGTCACGACGAGTTCGAAGTCCTCGCCGAAGAACGCGGCCAGTTCGCGTTCGTCCTTGGGGCCGTCGGCCACCTCGGCCACGGCGTCGTGGACCGGGAGCGCGTCGCCGTCGAGTTCGATACCGCACTCGGAGGTCTCGGCCAGCTGGTGGCACGAGCGCGCGAGCCCGTCGCTGGAGTCCATCATCGCCGTCGCTCGGGGTGCGAGCGCGCGGCCCGCGGCCACGCGCGGGACGAACCGGAAGAGGTCGTTGGCGCGCTCCGGCTCGTCCGGGAACAGCCGGAGGGCGGCGGCCGACCGCCCGAGTTCGCCCGTGACGCAGAGCGCGTCGCCGACCTGCGCGCCGGAGCGTCGTATCGGTCCTTCGTCGCCGAGTCGGCCGAGCGCCGTCGTGGCGACGGTGAACTCGTCGTGGCCGTCGAGGTCGCCGCCGACGTACTCGGCGCCGACCGCCTCGCAGACCTCGCGCGCGCCCCGGACGAAGTCGCGCACCTCGTCGGGTCGGAAGTCGGGCGCGCCGTACACCGCGACGGCGGCGGTCGCGGCCGCCCCCATCGCCGCCACGTCCGAGAGCGATGCCGCGACAGCGCGCCAGCCCGCCGTGTAGCGGGTCGTGCCGTCAGGGAAGTCCGTCGTCTCGTGGAGCATGTCCGTCGTGAGGACCTGCCCGTCGACGACGGCGGCGTCGTCGCCCGCGGCCGGGAGGCTTTCGGCGATGAGCGCGAGGGCGGCGCGCTCGTCGATGGGGGCGTCGGGGTCCTCGGGGTCGCTCCCGGACTCGGTCATCGTCGGAGGAGGGGGCGCGCGGGGTAAAGAGATGCTGGGACTCGCGACCACCTGGATAACCAATGGGCCGGGAGCGCGTGGTGAGCGGCTTGCCCGCGAACCCGCGCGACCCGGGGAAGGGTAGGGGCGCCACGAGCCGTCACCAGCCACGTCGGGCGGGACTGAAAGGGGCCGGGCGCTTTCGACAGCCGGTCGTCGCTGTTGGTTGCTACACCTCCATCCCACCACTTCCACTCCGCCACCGAACACCTTTAGCCGGGCCCCGCCCACCGGCCGGACATGGATTACCGACAGGTCGAGGGCGCCCGGGAGTTCGTCGCCCGACTCGACCACGGCCGGGACTGGCGCGCGCAGATCGAGGCCTTCGCCGCCGCAGAGGACATCGACGCGGCCTTCTTCGTCGGTCTCGGCGCGGTGCAGGACGCGGAGATCTACTTCTACGACCAGGACGAGCAGGAGTACTACCCGGAACGGTTCGACGAGCCGTTCGAGGTCGCCTCCTGTACGGGCAACGTCTCGTGGCTCGACGGAGAGCGCTTCGCGCACACCCACATGGTCCTCTCGCGCGAGGACGGCTCCTGCGTCGCGGGCCACCTGAACGAGGCCACCACGTTCGCCGGGGAGCTGTACGTCCGCGAGTTCGACGCCGAACTCGTCCGCGAGCACGACGAGACGACGGACCTCGACCTCTGGGGGAACCTCTGAACCGAGCGACCAGTCGCCGAGGTATCGGAACAAGCGCTGGATGGGGAATAGAACGAACGAGATGGCGGCACAATCGACAAAATCGTGACACAGACCGATAATCGCTGTCGGTGGTGGTCGTAGTGCGCGAGGCCGACGAGCGCTACTTCGAGCGCATCGAGGGCCAGCTGGACGAGGCGTTCGACGCCGCACGCGAGGCCAAGGAGCGTGGCGGCGACCCCTCCACCGAGATCGAGATCCCGGTCGCGAAGGACATGGCCGACCGTGTCGAGAACATCCTCGGCATCGACGGCGTCGCCGAGCGCGTCCGGGAACTGGAGGGCGAGATGTCCCGCGAGGAGGCTGCGCTCGAACTGGTGAACGACTTCGTCGACGGCAACGTCGGGGACTACGACGGACGCGCGGGCAAGGTCGAGGGCGCGGTCCGGACGGCGGTCGCCCTGCTGACGGAGGGTGTCGTCGCGGCGCCCATCGAGGGCATCGACCGCGTCGAGTTGCTGGAGAACGACGACGGGACGGAGTTCGTGAACGTCTACTACGCCGGCCCCATCCGCTCTGCGGGCGGGACGGCACAGGCGCTGTCGGTGCTCGTCGCCGACTACGCCCGGTCGCTGCTGGGCATCGAGGAGTACAAGGCGCGCGACGCGGAGGTCGAGCGCTACGCCGAGGAGATCGGTCTCTACGACAAGGAGACCGGTCTGCAATACACCCCGAAGGACCCCGAGACGAAGTTCATCGCCGAGCACATGCCCATCATGCTGGACGGGGAGGCCACGGGCGACGAGGAGGTCTCCGGCTTCCGCGACCTCGACCGCGTCGACACCAACAACGCCCGCGGGGGGATGTGTCTGGTCCTCGCCGAGGGTATCGCGCTGAAGGCGCCGAAGATCCAGCGCTACACGCGCGGGCTGGACGAGGTCGACTGGCCGTGGCTCCAGGACCTCATCGACGGGAACTACAAGGACGACAAGGGCGGGGACGAAGCGGCCGAGGACGACGACGGTGACGAGGAGGACGCGGCCGACGAGAGCGACGAGGACGATGCCGAGGCGGGCGACGAACCCGCGGGTCCGCCCCGCGTCGAGAAATCGAAGAAGTTCCTGCGCGACCTCATCGCCGGGCGGCCCGTGTTCGGCCACCCCTCGGAGGCGGGTGGCTTCCGCCTGCGCTACGGCCGCGCGCGCAACCACGGCTTCGCGACCGCGGGCGTCCACCCCGCGACGATGCACCTCGTGGACGACTTCCTCGCGACCGGCACGCAGATCAAGACGGAGCGTCCCGGCAAGGCCGCGGGTGTCGTCCCCGTCGACTCCATCGAGGGGCCGACGGTGAAACTCGCGAACGGCGAGGTCCGGCAGGTCGACGACCCCGCCGAGGCCCTCGAGATACGGAACGGCGTCGACGCCATCCTCGATCTGGGCGAGTACCTCGTCAACTACGGCGAGTTCGTCGAGAACAACCACCCGCTCGCGCCCGCCTCCTACACGGTCGAGTGGTGGGTCCACGAGATGCGCGCCGCCGACGCCGACGTGCAGGCGCTGGAGGACGACCCCCACGTCGACCTCGCGCACCCGTCGGCCGAGCAGGCGCTGGCGTGGGCCGAGACCTACGACGCGCCGCTGCACCCCACGTACACCCCATGTTGGCACGACATCTCCGTCGAGGCGTTCGACGCCCTCGCGAGCGCCGCCAGCGAGGGGTCGTGGGCCGAGGCCGACGGCCTCGCGATGCCCGAGGACTCGGGGACGGGCGGCCGCGACGCGCCCGACGGCGAGGGCCGGACGCTGGTCCTCCCGCGCTCGGACCTCGTCACGGACGCGCTGGAGGCCCTGCTGGTCGAACACACCCAGGGTGAGGACACGCTGACGGTCCCGGACGCGCTCCCGTTCGTGCGCTCGCTCGGGCTCACCGAGACTCTCGAGCGCACCTGGACCCTGGACGACCTCCCGCGCGAGGCCCGCCAGTACGACGACGGGAACAACGCCATCGAGGCTGCCAACGCCGTCGCGCCGTTCGCGCTCCGCGAGCGCGCGCCCACCCGCATCGGCGCGCGGATGGGCCGCCCGGAGAAGTCAGAGAGCCGCGACCTCTCGCCGGCGGTCCACACGCTGTTCCCCATCGGCGAG from Haloglomus litoreum includes the following:
- the thiL gene encoding thiamine-phosphate kinase, which produces MDERAALALIAESLPAAGDDAAVVDGQVLTTDMLHETTDFPDGTTRYTAGWRAVAASLSDVAAMGAAATAAVAVYGAPDFRPDEVRDFVRGAREVCEAVGAEYVGGDLDGHDEFTVATTALGRLGDEGPIRRSGAQVGDALCVTGELGRSAAALRLFPDEPERANDLFRFVPRVAAGRALAPRATAMMDSSDGLARSCHQLAETSECGIELDGDALPVHDAVAEVADGPKDERELAAFFGEDFELVVTVPEAALATAREACPVDLTRVGTVVEADAGLTMDGDPLPDRGYTHGA
- a CDS encoding PPC domain-containing DNA-binding protein — protein: MDYRQVEGAREFVARLDHGRDWRAQIEAFAAAEDIDAAFFVGLGAVQDAEIYFYDQDEQEYYPERFDEPFEVASCTGNVSWLDGERFAHTHMVLSREDGSCVAGHLNEATTFAGELYVREFDAELVREHDETTDLDLWGNL
- a CDS encoding DNA polymerase II large subunit yields the protein MREADERYFERIEGQLDEAFDAAREAKERGGDPSTEIEIPVAKDMADRVENILGIDGVAERVRELEGEMSREEAALELVNDFVDGNVGDYDGRAGKVEGAVRTAVALLTEGVVAAPIEGIDRVELLENDDGTEFVNVYYAGPIRSAGGTAQALSVLVADYARSLLGIEEYKARDAEVERYAEEIGLYDKETGLQYTPKDPETKFIAEHMPIMLDGEATGDEEVSGFRDLDRVDTNNARGGMCLVLAEGIALKAPKIQRYTRGLDEVDWPWLQDLIDGNYKDDKGGDEAAEDDDGDEEDAADESDEDDAEAGDEPAGPPRVEKSKKFLRDLIAGRPVFGHPSEAGGFRLRYGRARNHGFATAGVHPATMHLVDDFLATGTQIKTERPGKAAGVVPVDSIEGPTVKLANGEVRQVDDPAEALEIRNGVDAILDLGEYLVNYGEFVENNHPLAPASYTVEWWVHEMRAADADVQALEDDPHVDLAHPSAEQALAWAETYDAPLHPTYTPCWHDISVEAFDALASAASEGSWAEADGLAMPEDSGTGGRDAPDGEGRTLVLPRSDLVTDALEALLVEHTQGEDTLTVPDALPFVRSLGLTETLERTWTLDDLPREARQYDDGNNAIEAANAVAPFALRERAPTRIGARMGRPEKSESRDLSPAVHTLFPIGEAGGSQRSFADAAKYAPTMDHPQGRVDVELARRECPDCATETFRARCTDCNAVTEAVYVCPDCDSEVEPDESGRAECPRCETLASPTQYVTLDANSEYRGAMESVKERENAFGTLKAVKGLTSEEKVPEPVEKGVLRAKNGVSVFKDGTVRYDMTDLPVTSVRPEELDVTADDFRELGYHEDIEGQPLRHDDQLVELKVQDIVLSDGAAEHMLRTADFVDDLLTQYYGTEPFYDVEERQDLVGELVFGMAPHTSAAVVGRVVGFTSAAVGYAHPYFHAAKRRNCDGDEDCVMLLMDGLLNFSRKYLPNQRGGRMDAPLVMSSRIDPSEIDDEAHNMDIVTSYPHEFYEATREMADPEDVDVQIAESTLGTDDEYHGFQHTHDTTDIALGPDLSAYKTLDDMDKKMDGQLELARKLHAVDETDVAERIIEYHFLPDLIGNLRAFSRQETRCRDCGEKYRRMPLSGDCRECGGEVSLTVYQGSVNKYMDTARRVAEEYGARPYTKQRLEILNKALESIFENDHNKQSGIADFM